One stretch of Niallia sp. XMNu-256 DNA includes these proteins:
- a CDS encoding class III extradiol ring-cleavage dioxygenase codes for MLPSLFIAHGAPLLAIENNEYTQFLSELGKTLPKPKAIVLFSAHYEAQVQNVSDIEGEYETIYDFGGFPEALYQIQYPAKGEKSITEEIKSIFTQQGIPYEVDTKRGLDHGAWVVLKMLYPNADIPVISMSVNQHLTPEEQYQIGKALSSLREKDVLIIGSGGTVHNLRIVAWEKDGKENDQWAIDFDQWLEKHLATWDTASLFDYYSLAPNAQHAVPAYGKEHFVPIFYAMGAADDSKQAKLLHRSYRYGNLSHSVWQFG; via the coding sequence ATGTTACCATCATTATTTATCGCACATGGAGCGCCATTATTAGCAATTGAAAATAACGAATACACACAGTTCTTAAGTGAGTTAGGCAAAACACTGCCAAAGCCGAAAGCAATCGTCCTGTTTTCAGCTCACTACGAGGCTCAAGTTCAAAATGTAAGTGATATTGAAGGTGAATATGAAACAATCTATGATTTTGGAGGATTTCCTGAGGCCTTATATCAAATTCAATATCCAGCAAAAGGTGAAAAGTCGATAACAGAGGAAATTAAGAGCATATTTACCCAACAAGGGATTCCTTATGAAGTTGATACCAAGCGCGGGTTGGACCATGGGGCATGGGTCGTGTTAAAGATGCTTTACCCAAATGCAGACATACCAGTGATCTCCATGTCAGTTAATCAGCATTTAACTCCAGAGGAACAGTACCAAATTGGAAAGGCATTATCCTCCTTAAGGGAAAAGGATGTATTGATCATTGGCAGCGGTGGTACCGTTCATAACTTACGAATTGTCGCATGGGAAAAGGACGGCAAGGAAAATGATCAATGGGCGATTGACTTTGATCAATGGCTGGAAAAGCATTTAGCAACATGGGATACAGCATCCCTATTTGATTATTATTCATTAGCACCAAATGCCCAGCATGCTGTGCCGGCATATGGGAAAGAGCATTTCGTGCCAATCTTTTACGCTATGGGAGCAGCAGATGATTCGAAACAAGCTAAATTATTGCACCGTAGTTATCGTTATGGCAACTTAAGCCATAGTGTTTGGCAGTTCGGGTAA
- a CDS encoding CPBP family intramembrane glutamic endopeptidase codes for MSVQNAFIKTTVGVSIVYISYILMIALLFSFAFFFDHNIFSIKKDSLTYDPAPFLLIGTLPMLIALVIVPTIFEVKIGNTQLRTIGFRLIGENRLVEVGTYVISIAILTFVIFSNFTMAMPVLIHFSVSCFGEELLFRGILQRRMTESMNAILAIVLCSLIFAIGFHQDTSLIDNLLIRFPLGLIFGIIYYKTKNLLPCFMIHLAYNMLVSF; via the coding sequence ATGAGTGTGCAAAATGCATTTATCAAAACAACTGTTGGTGTTAGTATTGTTTACATCTCTTATATTCTCATGATTGCTCTCTTATTTTCTTTTGCGTTTTTTTTTGATCATAATATATTTTCCATTAAAAAAGATAGCTTAACATACGATCCAGCCCCGTTTTTATTAATTGGTACACTTCCAATGCTAATAGCTTTAGTGATTGTCCCAACAATATTTGAAGTGAAGATTGGAAATACTCAATTAAGGACGATTGGATTCAGGTTAATAGGAGAGAATAGATTAGTAGAAGTAGGGACTTATGTAATTAGTATAGCGATTCTTACATTTGTAATTTTTAGTAACTTTACTATGGCAATGCCTGTTTTGATACACTTCTCTGTATCATGTTTTGGAGAGGAACTGTTATTTAGAGGAATCTTACAGAGAAGGATGACAGAGAGCATGAATGCCATTCTTGCAATCGTTTTATGCTCACTAATATTTGCAATTGGGTTTCACCAAGATACATCTTTAATAGATAATTTGCTTATTCGTTTTCCTTTAGGTTTAATTTTTGGAATTATATATTATAAAACAAAAAACCTTTTGCCTTGTTTTATGATTCACTTGGCCTATAATATGTTGGTTTCTTTTTAG
- a CDS encoding ABC transporter ATP-binding protein: MIVEVQNLSKYSGDFCILKDISFKVETPCVIGLLGKNGAGKSTLMKILTGLSKKSSGIVHVLGVDPWRDWKKVYSHLGVLFEPRIPKYLTNYEYLKEICILRNMDERKIEGTLNLVGLDKSKRKIKDYSFGMCQRLGLAGALIVEPSILILDEPFVGLDPNGIKDLQHSLKELSQKGVLIFISSHQLSELQGLVDRVLFLERGHLKLDCHMDEIPIGKGCRIITSDNAKVVKVLTAKGYDARVIDEYIEIEGIEVDKIVSIVSSLGVSLKHIESIENKLEQLFG; this comes from the coding sequence TTGATCGTTGAAGTCCAGAATTTATCCAAATATAGTGGTGATTTTTGTATTCTGAAAGATATTAGTTTTAAAGTAGAAACTCCATGTGTTATCGGATTATTAGGTAAGAATGGTGCTGGAAAAAGTACATTAATGAAAATATTAACGGGGCTATCTAAAAAAAGTAGTGGGATAGTACATGTTTTGGGTGTAGACCCTTGGAGAGATTGGAAAAAAGTATATAGTCATTTGGGCGTCTTATTTGAACCTAGAATTCCTAAATATTTAACTAATTATGAGTATCTAAAGGAAATATGTATTCTTAGAAATATGGATGAAAGGAAAATTGAAGGCACCTTAAATTTAGTGGGGTTAGATAAATCAAAACGGAAAATAAAGGATTACTCTTTTGGTATGTGTCAAAGATTAGGACTTGCTGGCGCGTTAATTGTCGAACCCAGTATTCTAATTTTAGACGAACCTTTTGTGGGTCTTGACCCAAACGGAATTAAGGATCTTCAGCATAGTTTAAAAGAATTATCCCAAAAAGGGGTACTTATATTTATTTCAAGTCATCAACTTTCAGAATTGCAGGGATTAGTAGATCGTGTTCTGTTTCTAGAGAGAGGACATTTAAAGTTAGATTGTCATATGGATGAAATACCTATTGGTAAAGGGTGTAGAATCATAACTTCAGATAATGCCAAAGTAGTAAAGGTCTTAACGGCTAAAGGGTACGATGCCAGAGTTATAGATGAATATATAGAAATTGAAGGTATTGAAGTAGATAAGATCGTTTCTATCGTGAGTTCTTTAGGAGTATCTTTAAAGCATATTGAATCAATCGAAAATAAATTAGAACAATTATTTGGATAA
- the phaC gene encoding class III poly(R)-hydroxyalkanoic acid synthase subunit PhaC produces the protein MSIFVTEEWKEMADFMPEEYQKVYNRVKKATDVLTVEAEPEVAPTPKEVIWTKNKTKLYRYISDKPVEHRVPILMIYALINKPYILDLTKGGSFVEYLVNRGYDVYLIDWGTPGYEDKNMKLDDYILDYIPRAVKKVLRTSGADEVSLFGYCMGGTMTSIFASLHPELPIRNLVFMTSPFDFADTGSYGKMLDESNFDVDKVVDTLGLIPPEMIDFGNKLIKPISNFYGPYVSLVDRAENSSFVKSWKLLQKWLNDGIPFPGEAYRQWIRDFYQQNKLIKGELVVRGQRVDLSNIKANVLNLSGQNDIIAQPHQVEALMDVISSKDKQYIDLPVGHTSITFGSKATKITYPTVADWLESRSN, from the coding sequence ATTAGTATTTTTGTAACTGAAGAGTGGAAAGAGATGGCTGACTTTATGCCTGAGGAGTATCAAAAGGTATATAATCGGGTAAAAAAAGCAACAGATGTATTAACGGTTGAAGCTGAACCTGAAGTGGCTCCTACACCGAAAGAAGTAATTTGGACAAAAAATAAAACAAAGCTATACCGCTATATATCTGATAAGCCGGTTGAACACAGAGTGCCAATCTTAATGATTTATGCACTTATCAATAAACCGTATATCTTAGACTTAACAAAAGGCGGCAGCTTTGTTGAATATTTAGTGAATCGTGGCTATGATGTGTACTTGATTGACTGGGGTACACCAGGCTATGAAGATAAGAATATGAAATTGGATGATTACATCCTAGATTATATTCCACGTGCAGTTAAGAAAGTTCTACGTACATCTGGTGCAGATGAAGTTTCATTATTTGGTTATTGCATGGGTGGTACGATGACAAGTATTTTTGCTTCGCTACACCCAGAATTGCCAATCCGTAATCTTGTATTTATGACAAGCCCATTTGACTTTGCAGATACAGGTTCTTATGGAAAGATGTTAGATGAAAGCAACTTTGATGTCGATAAGGTAGTTGACACATTAGGTCTTATTCCACCGGAAATGATCGACTTTGGAAACAAGCTGATTAAGCCAATTTCCAATTTCTATGGTCCGTATGTAAGTCTTGTTGACCGTGCTGAAAACTCAAGCTTTGTTAAGAGTTGGAAGCTACTACAAAAATGGTTAAACGACGGAATTCCTTTCCCAGGTGAAGCATACCGCCAGTGGATTAGAGACTTCTATCAGCAAAATAAACTAATTAAAGGCGAACTTGTTGTTCGTGGCCAAAGGGTAGATTTAAGTAACATTAAAGCCAATGTTTTAAATCTTTCAGGCCAAAATGACATTATTGCTCAGCCACATCAAGTAGAAGCTCTAATGGATGTAATCTCAAGTAAAGACAAACAATACATTGATTTACCTGTTGGACATACGTCTATTACATTTGGTAGCAAAGCGACCAAAATTACGTATCCGACCGTTGCAGATTGGTTAGAAAGTCGCTCAAACTAA
- a CDS encoding esterase, protein MESPLFYELRKPIKIDPQKTYPALFLMHGMGSNEQNMFPLVQGLEEQMFIFSIRGPISQGSGFAFFTIEEYGKPHRDVFRQSLSQLTQFIDDATEQYPIDKSQLFCLGFSQGSILSMSLALTLGDKIKGIVALSGYIPKILSEDYKIQPVDHLSVFISHGEMDGVLPYQWGVDAQNYLKELNAKVSFHSYPEGHTVSLQNRQDLLKWIQEQIQQ, encoded by the coding sequence ATGGAATCACCTTTGTTTTATGAACTCCGTAAACCTATTAAAATAGATCCTCAAAAAACATACCCTGCTCTATTCTTAATGCATGGAATGGGGAGCAATGAACAGAACATGTTTCCATTAGTCCAAGGGTTAGAGGAACAAATGTTCATCTTTAGTATTCGCGGGCCGATTTCTCAAGGTTCTGGTTTTGCCTTTTTTACAATAGAGGAGTATGGAAAACCGCATCGTGATGTATTTAGGCAATCATTAAGTCAGTTAACTCAATTTATTGATGATGCCACTGAACAATATCCAATCGACAAAAGTCAGTTATTCTGTCTAGGATTTAGCCAAGGTTCCATTTTATCGATGTCTCTTGCATTAACCCTTGGTGACAAAATTAAGGGGATTGTGGCTTTAAGTGGATATATACCTAAAATCCTTTCAGAGGATTATAAAATTCAACCAGTTGATCATCTATCCGTATTTATTTCACACGGTGAAATGGATGGGGTATTGCCTTATCAATGGGGTGTGGATGCACAAAACTATTTAAAAGAATTAAATGCGAAGGTAAGCTTTCATTCGTATCCAGAGGGCCATACCGTTTCATTACAGAATAGGCAAGATTTATTGAAATGGATTCAAGAACAAATCCAACAATAA
- a CDS encoding alpha/beta hydrolase — translation MVKTYQKGQAFKMIVYQDIGKGIPIVFIHGLGSKKEAWEPQHELANHFRLIIPDLRGHGDTALDQDITLKNFALDIIYLLDYLKIPKAFICGLSLGGIIAQEIYWQRPEKVSGLVLANTTSYIPALFSYNTIQRSKQLLHNDRERLRTQIVETSLHNQEYKEEATKVFKIRDSYLDCARAPIGINYFMILPMINKPVLLIGSSHDRVTPFLNVMMMRNFIKDSKIILFKNTGHLSNIERKEAFNDAISQFLCSVG, via the coding sequence ATGGTAAAAACATATCAAAAGGGGCAGGCATTTAAAATGATCGTTTATCAAGATATTGGAAAAGGAATACCCATTGTCTTCATTCATGGGCTAGGCAGTAAAAAAGAGGCCTGGGAGCCTCAGCACGAGCTTGCCAACCACTTTCGTCTAATTATTCCGGACTTAAGAGGACATGGGGATACCGCATTGGATCAAGACATTACACTTAAAAACTTTGCCCTTGATATTATTTATTTACTAGACTATCTAAAAATCCCCAAGGCATTTATTTGTGGATTATCATTAGGAGGAATTATTGCCCAGGAGATATATTGGCAACGCCCTGAAAAGGTGAGCGGATTAGTCCTTGCGAATACAACATCCTATATTCCTGCACTGTTCTCATACAATACGATCCAACGTTCGAAGCAACTACTTCATAATGATAGAGAACGCTTACGAACTCAAATTGTAGAAACCTCACTTCACAATCAGGAATATAAAGAAGAGGCAACAAAGGTCTTTAAGATTAGAGATTCCTATCTTGATTGCGCCAGAGCTCCAATTGGTATTAATTATTTTATGATCCTTCCAATGATCAATAAGCCTGTTCTATTAATAGGTAGTAGTCACGATCGAGTAACCCCATTTTTAAACGTGATGATGATGCGTAACTTTATTAAAGACTCGAAAATCATCCTTTTTAAAAACACTGGACATTTAAGCAATATTGAACGAAAAGAGGCCTTTAATGATGCCATCTCACAATTTCTATGTTCAGTAGGATAA
- a CDS encoding ABC transporter ATP-binding protein → MKNISKRYENKIILDNICLDIFEGEILGLSGSNGAGKTTLLKIMGNLLTQDAGEIIYSKKIQTEMLLEGSRNFYWNLTGYENLIYFSTIFGIKNKREISKRIIKLLNLEDFINELSGSYSRGMQQKLSLGISLLNNPDLLLMDEPTNGLDEDSVKHLTSVLHKLNKEWNITIIIVSHDRNFLHNTIHREVLLENRILSPIHKSVATIGSIR, encoded by the coding sequence ATGAAGAATATCTCAAAGAGGTATGAGAACAAAATAATACTAGACAACATATGCCTTGATATTTTTGAAGGGGAAATTTTAGGTTTGTCTGGTAGTAATGGTGCCGGTAAAACGACTTTATTAAAAATAATGGGCAATTTACTAACCCAGGATGCGGGAGAAATTATCTACTCCAAAAAAATTCAAACAGAAATGCTATTAGAAGGGTCTCGAAATTTTTATTGGAACCTAACGGGATATGAAAACTTAATATACTTTTCAACCATATTTGGAATTAAAAATAAGAGAGAAATAAGTAAAAGGATAATAAAACTCTTAAATCTTGAAGATTTTATAAATGAATTATCAGGTTCATATTCTAGAGGGATGCAGCAAAAGCTTTCATTAGGAATTTCGTTATTAAATAACCCTGATTTACTCTTGATGGACGAGCCAACAAATGGGCTTGATGAAGATTCAGTAAAGCATTTAACCTCGGTTTTACACAAATTAAATAAGGAATGGAATATTACAATTATTATAGTTAGTCATGATAGAAACTTTTTGCACAACACCATTCATAGAGAGGTTCTATTAGAAAATAGGATATTAAGCCCTATACATAAGTCTGTTGCCACAATTGGGAGTATTAGATAA
- a CDS encoding cupin domain-containing protein produces MDIGSKIRMIRKRKQITIAQMCETTGLSKGFISNVENNHTSPSINTLQAIANFLETPLPYLLLEKEEHMRVVKKSERAYSSHHSLKVEHIASFGGLRMMMVEFAPGQSMGEANAHEGKESHLVLSGKVLAEQGEDSFILEEGDSFSWNACVPHFVKNIGDEKAVILIAVHSEEELEDLF; encoded by the coding sequence TTGGATATCGGCTCCAAAATTCGGATGATCCGAAAAAGAAAACAAATCACTATTGCTCAGATGTGTGAGACTACTGGTTTATCAAAAGGATTTATTAGCAATGTTGAAAATAACCATACCTCCCCGTCTATTAATACGTTACAAGCGATCGCTAATTTTCTTGAAACTCCATTGCCTTATTTATTGCTTGAAAAGGAAGAACATATGCGTGTTGTGAAAAAAAGTGAAAGAGCCTATTCAAGCCATCATTCATTAAAAGTAGAACACATCGCTTCATTTGGAGGATTACGAATGATGATGGTAGAGTTTGCCCCAGGACAATCAATGGGTGAGGCAAATGCGCATGAAGGGAAAGAAAGCCATTTAGTCCTTAGCGGAAAGGTTCTTGCTGAGCAAGGGGAGGATTCTTTTATATTAGAAGAAGGAGATTCCTTTAGCTGGAATGCGTGCGTTCCACATTTTGTAAAAAATATTGGTGATGAAAAGGCGGTCATTTTGATTGCCGTTCATTCAGAAGAGGAATTAGAGGATCTTTTTTAG
- a CDS encoding DoxX family protein, producing MENKLEVSTLILRVILGITFFVHGYVKFAGGIENTVAWFSSIGLPGPLAYVVAIIELVGGFALIIGLGSKIVSALLGIIMIGATLTAKLSGGFLGNGAGAGWELDLALLAMAVVIVINGSKLLSVDSLFSKNQDTVSENI from the coding sequence ATGGAAAATAAATTAGAAGTTAGCACACTTATTTTACGAGTGATATTAGGAATTACATTTTTTGTTCATGGTTATGTGAAATTTGCAGGTGGAATTGAAAACACAGTAGCTTGGTTTTCTAGTATTGGATTACCAGGACCATTAGCTTATGTAGTAGCAATTATTGAACTAGTTGGTGGATTTGCTTTAATTATTGGTTTAGGTAGTAAAATCGTTTCTGCATTACTAGGAATTATTATGATTGGTGCAACTTTAACGGCAAAATTATCCGGTGGTTTCCTAGGAAATGGTGCAGGGGCTGGATGGGAACTGGACTTGGCCTTGTTGGCAATGGCAGTAGTGATCGTGATTAACGGCAGCAAGTTACTATCCGTTGATTCACTTTTTTCTAAAAACCAAGATACAGTCAGTGAGAATATATAA